The DNA segment CTGTTGACAGGGTCGCACCGGGGGAGGCCTAGCTCTACGTGGGCGCACCTCTTCCTCGCATACCCAACCCCCACGTTAGGCTCTATAGTGACGAAGGGCCTGTTCTCAATCTTCACCGGCACCTCAGTGGCGGCGGCGAAGAACGTGGACTTCCCCACGTTAGTCTTCCCCACAAGCCCCAGAACAACGTTACCCGCCTCCACTGCACCACACCCACACACCACAATCCACAGTCTCGGCGGTCCAACCTTAGGCCTAGGCTCTGAGGACCTAAGCCAGGGGGCGGTTAGGCCACCTTCTTCACCTTAACCTCCGCCGCCCCGCGGGCCAGGGCTTGTATCCTGCTCGTGATCTCCACCTGGGCCCCCGCGGGTATCTCGAGCTCCGCCTTTAGGCTGCCGTCGGGGAGCCAGTCGGTCTTCTTCACCTCCCCCATCCTCATGAGGGCTTGGTATGCTCTGCCGGAGTGTGGGGGCGGTATCTTCACCTCTAGGAGGGCTTTGGCGAGCCTTATCGGCATTACCCTGGCTATTAGCCTTACCGCCTCCACCGCCTGGCTCTCGGCGTCTCTCCACAGGTTTATGGGGAACCTCACCTCCTCGAGGGCGGCCTCTATCCTGGCCTCGGGTATGGGCCTGCCTGTGGTGGGGTCTATGGCGTTCCTGGCTATATAGCTTATTATCTGCCTCCTCTTAGCCTCCAGCAGCTTCCTCCTCTGCTCCTCGGTTAGCTGTATCTCCCCCTCCTTGAGTATCCTCTCAGCCACCCTCCTGGGGTCGCTTGTGCCGAAAGCCTTCTTAACCTCCTCGGGGCTCGCCTTGAGCCCCTTCCTCACGTCCCTGTATATCGTGTCGGTCCACAGCACGTCCTCCAGGTCCACGTCACCCTTCTCCTTATACCTGAAGGCCAGCTCGGGCCTCACCAGAATCTCGAACCTCTTCCCCCTAACCTCCATCCACGCCACGAGATAGTCCTGCCTCTTCGACAACCCTCTCTACACCCCCGGCGATCATAGTTGGCTGGGAGTCCTCTAAACCCTTGGCCGGGCTAGACGCCGGGCGGCCTCGAGGGGGTTCTTGCCTCTAGTAGCATAGTCTTGAGGGCTATCATGTAGGGCTCGGGCACCCCCATCTCCTCCAGCCTTCTCACAACCCTTTCCACCGGGTACTCCACCCGGCCCAGCTCCACCCTCCCCGACTCTAGGTCGAGCAGGGCGTAGCCCGCCCTGGGGTCGCCGTCCCGGGGCTGGCCCACGCTACCAGGGTTAACCACCCTCCTCCCATCGAGGGTGAGGTGGAACTGCAGGTGAGTGTGCCCCACCATGACCGTGGCCTCCTCCACCACCGCCCCCTGCCTCCCCAGCCTCACACCAGGCCTCCTAAGCCCGTCCAGCAGCCACTCCCTGCCCATCCACGGATAGAGGTAACAGTAGAGGGGGTTGCGGGGGCAGCCGTGGACCGCCAGCACACCGTCGAGCCTCAGCTCCAGAGGGAGCTCTGCCAGGAACCGCTTATCACCCTCCCCCAGCAGCCTCAGCGTAACGTTCTCCCTGAATCACACGCTCAGCCAGTGAGTCTCCTTCCCACACCTACAGTCCACACCATATCCCACGGCGTGGTCGTGGTTTCCCCTGACAAACCTAGCCCCGAGGCCTTGGAGCACGTCTAAGACCTCCCCCGGCCAGGGGCCGTAGTCCACCAGATCCCCCAGCACGAGGACCTCATCAAACCTCCCGGCGGCCTCTAGAACAGCCTCCAGGGCGGGGAGGTTGCCGTGGACGTCGGAGACGATTAGAACCCGCAATACGAGCCCCCCAGGGAATTCGTGGGTTTGGAAGGGATAATCAGCCGTGTGAATATAGGCTATATACAACCCCCCATGGAGGACGTGCCCCACCATGTGTTCGGTGGGGTTCGCCTTCCTTATATCCCCCCATTTTTATTATGCCGCGGGAGGGATAGTGGAGGGTGCTTGCTCTTGAGGATTCCCGGCGGTTTTGGTGTGCTTTGGAGTGTTGACACTGCTCTGGCTGCGGGCGTTTTGGCGGCTATTCTACTTCTCGCCGTGTCTGGCGTTAGGTTTAACCTTGTAGTCACTGGTAGTATGGAGCCCACGATTCCCCGAGGGAGTATTGCCGTTGTGGAGCCTATGCCAGCCTCCCTTCTGAGGGTTGGTGATGTGGCTGCTGTGGAGGATAGGGCTAGGGGGGTGCTCCTCGTCCACAGGGTGGTGTATATAGACAGGTCGGGGGGCTTCGTCTTCATGAAGGGGGACGCCTCGGAGGCTGTTGAAGGGTTCCCGGGGGAGCAGGTTGTGGGTAGGGTTGTCTTCCACATACCCTACGCCGGCCTCCCCCTCCTCTACCCCCGGCTCCACATAGCGCTGGTAACGGTGTTGGGGATCCTGGTAACAGTGCTCCTGTACAGGGAGCTCAGGGGGTGACCACCATGGCTCCAGCGGCTGCAGCGCGGCGATACACCATTATAACCCTGCTCGCCCTCCTCGCGCTCGCGCCAGCCCTCCACGCAGCCCCCGCCCACTCTTCGCCATCTCCACCGCTCATAGTCAACAACTACAGCTTCCAGATCGTCGTGAGTATTGGTGGTGAGAAGCTTGTTCTCGGCCCTGGCATGGCTGTGGAGGCCGAGCCTGGGGTTGAAGTTTGTGTGGAGTCCCCCCGCCTCCTATACACGTCGAGCGGTGTGAGGCTTGTGCTGGCCGGGCTTCTGGTGGACGGCAGGCTGGCCGAGGCACCCTGCACACTCCTCTCCGGCTCCACCCTAGAGCCCCTGTACACCCGCGAGGCCCGTGTAACCATACTATCCACACCCCCGGGCGTCTACACCGCCGAAGTCTGGGGGCCCCTGGGGGGGTGTTGTTGAGGTTGAGGTACCCAGCGTAGTGGAGGAGAGTGGGGGGTATGTTAGGCATGTTCTCCAGGGTGTCCGGCTAGACGGAGGGGCCTACTATAGGGGCGGCAGGCTAGTGGTGAGCCTAGAGGGCCCCAGGACATTGGAGGCCGTCTATACAACCCAATACCTCCTCGTCGTCGAGGGCAGGGGGTACTGGCACACGGGCAGCCTCGCCATACCTCTGGAGGACCTCGCCTGGGAGAGCGGGGACGCCAGGATGGTGCCCCAGACCCTAATACTACCCTCCGGCGCCTCCCTGGAGCCTGCGAACGGCCTCTTCATAGTCTCGGGGCCTGAGGCTGGCGAGGCCCGTGTCGTCTACAAGACCCTCTACAAGGTAGTTGTGGAGAGGCCCGGGGGGGCTGAGGTCCTGTGGATGGAGGACGGGTCAAAGCTATCCCTCGAGTTCGACCCGGAGATAGAGCTCACGCCCCAGGCTAAGCTCGTCCTCAGCCATGTGGAGGCCGGGGGCGAGAGGATCTCCAGCCCGAGGGTGGAGATGACTGTTACGGGGCCGTTGGAGGTTAGGGCTGTCTACGACACCTACTACGCCCTGGAGACCGAGAGCATCCTGGGGAGGAGCTTGCAGTGGGTGGAGGCCGGGGACACCGCAACCCTCTACTTCCCCCCGGAGATGCCGGGAGGTGTGTTTACGAGGCTGAGGCTTAGCCATGTGGTGGTGAACGGCGAGGAGGCGCCACTTGGCGGTGGCAGGGTGGTTGTGGAGGTTGACTCGCCCAAGAGGGTGGTGGCAGTCTATACGGTGGAGCCTGTGGCCTGGAGGATAGCTTTGGCGACGATACCCCTAGCCATACTCTCGACAGCGGCCGCCGCATACCTATATAGGCTCGCCCGCGGCCTCTAGCCCCCCACCGCCACATGCTAATAATGGGGAATACCCGGGTACTACGGCTTACTCCCAGAACGTTTTATACCATGCCTTGGGATGCGGGTGTCACCAATCCATATTCCTTATAAACACTCACCCTTACAAATCAGAGAGGCTATAAACCCGGTAAATCCCCCTGGCGCTGGAGGTGTGGCTTGCTTGGCTAGGGCTGGGAGGCCTAGGAGGCTCGCCCTTCTCCTCGTAGCCCTCACACTCTACATAACAATGACGCTGAGCGCGGCCTACGCCCTCACATCGAAAGACCTTGGCAACAACATCTCGGTGACCGTAGCCGGCTCCAGCCAGGTGCCGGTCTTCCCCGCAGACAACAGCGGCAACCCACTGGCTTACGCCCAGGGCAGCCTCAACCTATCTAGTAACACCAACATACTCCTCCCCGACAGCGCTACCGTGGACCTAAACACCACCCGCGGGGGCCTCGTCCTAAGCCTAGACGTGGATCTCACATTCCCCCAGGCAACCTCCAGCAGCGACTCCTGGCAGGTGGTAGTGCTGCTGAGGGATAGCAGCGGCAGTGTAATAGCGAACACGGGAGACGAGGTGACGGCCACAGGAAACGGCACCACAACAATAACAATAAGCAACATCGACATAATATCCAAGGTACACATATCCAAGGTTAAAAGCGTCGAGATAATAGTGGTGCCACTACTACCCTAAACATCAGCCACACCTCACCCACCATCCTCTTCCTCCCCACCCTCCCGGGACAGTAGTGTGGAGGCGAGCTCCAGCACCACCGCCGCCACCAGGCTGTAGTAGGCGTACTCCGCCAGCCTGTTCGCCAGGTCCTCACTACCTCGCGCCAGCGCCACCGCCGCCATTAGGAGGAGGGCCATGAAGGCTAGGGCGAAGGGGCCACCAGGGTTCTCCCCCGCCCACCTAACCACCCTCGACAACAACACCCTGAGCCTCCGCACCCCCACCACTAAGCCCAAGCCCCATGTTCACCCCCCGCCACTAGGGGCGAGGTCCTGGAGGAGGGCCTCCCTCAAACCCACAGTCTCCCCCCCACCACCCACCTCAACAATCCTCACCTTAGTATAGCCCGGCAGCCCAGCCTCCAACAGGACCCCCGCCAGCACCCCCAAGGGGTCCCCGCCACCCACAGGCTTGGCCCGGGGCAGCCTGAGAGTGGCCTTACCGTCCTCGACGGTTATGGATAGCCCGGTGGGGGGCTGGGGCTCCATCCTCTCCAGGTATAGCTGGAGCAGCCTGGCCAGGCCAGCCTCCTCCCCCGCCAGCCTCCCCGGGTCCAGCAGCCTCGCGAGCGCCCGGGCAACTGTGGGGGCGTCGCCCTCGAGGCTCCCCGTGAGGCTGGTCCAGCAGCCTCCAGGGTCCATCTCAACCCGGGCCTTCAGCCTCTCCACAGGCAGAGCCTCGCCGCTGTAGACCTCGGGGGGTATGGTGAACACCATCCTACCCCTCACACCACCCCCACTATCCTGGGGGAGCCTCTCCAGGGTGAAGCCCTCCAGCCTCAGATAGCCCGCAGCCTCCCTAGCCAGCCCCTCTATCCTGTAGAAGGCATACTCCTCGTAAGCCTCCCCGCCACCACTACCCACAATCCTAAACACAGCCTCAACCCTCACCCCTCCAGGTGTGGGGGTGGCCCTAACAGTCTCGACAACACCCTTCATCGCACCACCAGCATCAAACACCCCCCCACCCAGCAGCACAGCACCCTCCCTCTGCAAGTCCAAACCCCCGCTCACATTATAAGGACTCTCAGCCAGACAGAGCGAAACACCAGCTTCACCCTCCAAAGCCTCCCTGTCCAGACTAGCCTCCAGCATAGCCTGGGAAACAGGCAAACCCACCCTCTCCAGCGCCACCGAGGCCTCTACACTACCATCATCGTAAACCAGGGCCTCAACACCCAACCCATAATAACCCCCAGCCACCAAACCCCCCAGCAAACCCCAAACCACGGGCCACAAGGCAACAGCAACAACACCAACAGCACCCAAGATCACAACCGCTCCCACAACTTCCCTACGGCTAAGCTTTTCCAATTTGTTATTTAGAAGGCCAGCCCATCCAGCCCGCAAGCCCCCCATACCCCTACAGACCACCGTGCCCTCCGGCACACCCTATAAATACCCGGCGGACCGCTCCAAATAAGGGTAACACATCTAGAGACATCAGGCAGCGTTGGAGAGGGATAGGAGCGTCTTGGACAAGAACCTGGAGATGACTATAAGGGGAGCCACTTGGATATACCTCGCAAGCCTTACCGTCACTGTCACAGGCTTCGTGTTCTGGCTAGCCATAGCCAGGCTAGCTGGTCCAGAGGCAGTGGGAACAGCCTCCTTAGTTGTATCGTCCGCAGGTCTCGCCACAAGCCTGCTCGCAGCAGGACTACAGCTCGCCGTCTCCAGGGAGACCGCGGCAAGGGGTGGAAAAGCAGCGGTGGCAGCCGTATCCCTAGCCCTCGCTGTGGGGCTTGTGGCAGCCCTGGTGGGATATATATTAGCGGAGGGAGCGGATCTCGGGAGCTACAGCATCTACACAGGGGTTTTCACTCTTCTTGCGACGCTTCAGCTGGCTCTCCTCGGCGTTCTTATGGGCCTCCTCATGTTCCGCCTCTACTTCCTGACCGTCCTCACTGCAAACCTGGGTAAGATGGCTGTGGGAGTAGCCCTTGCCCTACTAGGCTATGGCGCCCTCTCAGCAGTCCTCGGCGTCATAACAGCCCCACTCCTGGTCGCTGTAGTATCTCTCTCAGTTCTCGCTGCCAAGGCCCTCCGCCGCGGCATACCGTGGCCGGACACGGCCTCCATGAGGAGCCTAGCCGTCCTCGCCGCCTCAAACTACCCTCTCATGTTCTCCATACAACTACTAGTCTTCCTGAGCATATACGGTTACAGACTCCTAGGGGGAAGCCTAGACTCCACAGGAGGCTTATACATATCCTTCATGATACTCCTCGCCCTTACAAGCCTCCCCACATCACTCCAGCTGGCATCACTCCCAGTGGGCACGAGATTCGGAGGCAGACCCCAGGAGGCCTCTCTAAGATTAGGCCTAGTCCTCTCCACACCCCTTGCCGTAGCTCTTATAGTTCTGGCACCCCAGGTCCTCGCACTCATAAACCCTGAGCTAGCCCAAGGCTCAAACACACTCCGCCTCCTACTCCTAGCCACTGCTCCCCTAACAGCGCTAATGGCAACAGCAAGCCTTCTCAACAAGGAAGGCCAGCCTAAGAGCCTCGCCATATTAGGCCTCACAACCCTCTCCACCCTGACTCTACTCCTCCCTCCTCTCACCAAATCCCTGAACAGCAGTGGAGCCGCTGCCGCATTCCTAGCAGCAACAACCCTCAACGCACTCCTCCAAACTCACATACTCAAACTACCCACTAAACCACTCCTCACCGCTCAGACCGCCCAAGCGACGGCCCTCCCCCTGGCCCTATACATGCCACCACTGGCCGCTCTCCCCCTAGCCCTAGTAGCCTCAGCCACCATACTCCTCGCATCGAGGACAGCAGAGCTAAGGGAGATACACACTCTCGTTAAAACCGCCGTATCAACCATTGGAGGAAGAGAGACCTCTGGAGATTAGGGATGGGGAGTAATACAGAAACGTTACATTACGCGTCAAGCCCTTCCACTCTCTCTTTCCTCGCTCTTCACTGCCTTCTCAGGCTTCTCTCCACTCTGCTTCCCCTCAACCTCCTTACCCTCACCTTCGAGCTCCCTCTCAAGCCTTTTCAACTCCTCCTCAATCTCCTTCTCGATCTCCTCAATAGGCTTGGGCGGCGGAGTAGTTGCAAGCACATAGCCCACCCAGGCAAGCAGGCCGAAAAACCCAGCAACAGCCATCAGCCCAGTAAGCTTTATAACCAACTCCCACCAGCCTGTGAAGAAAACTAGGTAAGCGTAAACGATTATGACCGCTAGAGAGCCTATTAGCAGGCCAAACCCAACTAGCCTATCCCTATCCAAACAAGGCACCCCCTTTAGCTGGCCTACCCTTATCATCTTGAGACATGTAGACATCTAATAAATAGCTTCTCATCTCATTGTTGTAGCTTGCCTATATAAGTGAGACAACACTCGTCTACGATGTAAGTTAAACGTGCTGGGTTTCTAGTGTACTCTTCACCAGCCTATAAAGCTTTGCAACATTGTCCTCCACAGGATTAGATTCGGTGTCTAACACTAGCTCCGGCTTCTCCGGTGGCTCGTAGGGATCTGTGACTCCTGTGAAGTTCTTTATCTCGCCTTTGAGGGCCTTTCTGTATAGGCCCTTTGGATCCCTCCTTATAACCTCCTCCAGGCTAGCCTTAACATATATCTCGAGGAATGGTATTCCCTCCTCCTCAACTATACCCCTTACCATACTTCGGGCCTCCCTATAGGGTGATACGAAGCTGCAGAGGACTATGACACCGTTTCTCGCTAGAAGGCGTGCTATCCACGCTATCCTCCTGAGGTGTCTTATCCTCTCCTCCCTCGTAAAACCAGCTCCCTCGCTTACAGTCCTCCGCGCCCAGTCACCATCTAAAACCTCAACCCTAAACCCCTCCATCCTAAGCATCTCTGCAAGGCGTGATGCTATAGTGGTCTTACCGCTACCCGGTAGGCCAGTCAGCCAGACAACAACACCTCTGTCTAGACACCTGTGGTATGACACAGCCCCAGCCCCCATTCGGGCCGATATTAACTCTAGCGTATTAAACTAGTTCTACAGGAATTATTCCTTAGTGATTATTCCTAGTAAGGCTCCTATCTTACAAACTGTTGTATAGGGTTTCGTTATGCCTTGAAAACTGGTGGAAACTATTTAACTATCCCTCGGGGAAACATATGCGTGTTGGATAGAGCAGGGGGCTGGTGCTGATGGGGGATAAGGTTTCTGTAGAGATCTCTAAGGAACTCTATGAGAAGGCTAAGAAGTTTATAGAGGAGAATGGGGGCTTCAAGGACGTCTCCGAGCTTGTAGAGTTCCTCCTTAGCGAGGCCATATCCGACGAGGCGGAGACGGTAGGTATGACTCCTGAGGAGGAGGAGGAGGTTAAAGAGAGGCTCAGAAGCCTGGGCTATATCTAGACTGCCCGTAAGGGTGCCTAGCCTCCTTGGAACCAGCGGAGGTCCTGCGGCTAACGGGAGTTTTTGTAGCAGGCTTGACAGCATCTGCACTTGACTATGGCCTAGGACTCGGCTTTGGCCTCATCGCAACTCCCATGCTAGTTATTCTAGACTTAGACCCGAGGCAGGCTATAGCAGTCACACTCAGTGCCCAAGTGTTTTCATCCCTCTCAGCACTATACGCTTGGCGTTCAACGGGAACAGAGGGCCCTCCAAAACAGATTATAATTGTGTTGGCCATATCCGCCTTGGCTGGAGTCGTATGGGGCTCGCTACTAATGAGTCTCCTGGAGGAAGAGGAGGCTCTGGCCTTATATACCGCCGCCCTAGTGGTTGTTACAGCATTCTTTATAGTACCAATGTTGGACAAAAGTCGCGAAGGAGCTGGAGGACCTAGCAGGCCTTATGTTCTAGTTCTTGGTGGCTTTGTTGGAGGACTCTCTAAAGCCCTCTCCGGGGGAGGCTTCAGCCCTATCGTTGTAGCCGCTCAGAGAGCCTCTGGGATCGACTATAGAGCTTCTCTAGTAGCCATTCCTATCATAAAACCGCTCGCCTTCATAACCGCCGCAGCCGTCTACTCTTGGGCAGGCCATATGAACCTTACTACTGCAGCCGTCCTAACAGCCGGGAGCATACTAGGCTCCCTCCTGGCTCCAAAGCTACCAGGTATCATGCCCATCCGCTGGGCCCAGGTCCTCGTTGTCCTCGCCCTCCTGGCTCCAAAGCTACCAGGTATCATGCCCATCCGCTGGGCCCAGGTCCTCGTTGTCCTCGCCCTCGCGGCTGCCGCCTTAAAAGCCGTTTACAGGTTATCGAGTGAGTATGGGGTGTTTAGCTGGCTTGGTCTCTAGGCCCCATGGCGGTAGACTAGTTAGGAGGGTTTTGACGGGTAGGAGGAGAGAGATTTTTGAGGCGCAGTCGGGTGAGATGCCCAGGCTTGAAGTGCCTCTGGAGAGGGCTATAGATGCTGAGGACCTGGCTCGAGGCGTCTTCAGCCCCCTTGAGGGGTTTATGGTTGAGGACGACTATCTGAGCGTTCTGAACCGCATGAGACTCTCCAACGATCTCCCATGGACCATACCCATAGTGTTGGACGCAACCCGTGAGTGGCTGGAGAGTCAGGGGTTGTCGCCTGGCGACGACATAGTACTTTTATACAATGAACTCCCTATAGCAGTTCTCACACTGGAGGACGTCTACACCTGGGATAAGAGGCTTCACGCTGAAAAGGTTTTCAAAACCCGAGACCCCGGCCATCCTGGGGTTGAGGCGGTATACAAGAGGGGCGACATACTTCTGGGCGGGAGGCTAGAGCTTATACAAGGCCCGCCCAACCCGCTGGAAAGATATACGCTCTGGCCCCTCGAGACTAGGGTTCTATTCAAGGAGAAGGGTTGGAGGACAATAGCGGCGTTTCAGACCAGAAACGTGCCCCACCTGGGCCACGAGTATGTGCAGAAGGCGGCCCTCACCTTCGTCGACGGCCTCCTAGTCCACCCCCTCTCAGGCTGGAAAAAGAAGGGTGATTATAGGGACGAGGTTATTATAAGAGCGTACGAGGCCCTCACTAGCCACTACTACCCACGTGGTGTGGTGGTCCTCTCAGTACTTAGGATGAACATGAACTATGCGGGCCCTCGAGAGGCTGTACACCACGCCATAGTGCGGAAGAACTTCGGCGCCACACACTTCATCGTAGGCCGCGACCACGCGGGCGTCGGCAGCTACTACGGGCCCTACGAGGCGTGGGAGATCTTCCGCGAGTTCCCAGACCTAGGCATAACACCACTCTTCGTACGGGAGGCCTACTACTGCACGAGGTGTGGGGGGATGGTTAACGAGAAGGTCTGCCCCCACGGGGAAGAGTATAGGGTTAGGATAAGCGGCACCAGGCTGAGGGAGATTCTGAGGAGGGGTGAGAGGCCTCCGGAGTATATGATGAGGCCTGAAGTGGCTGAAGCAATAATATCTCATCCAAACCCCTTTATAGAATAAAGATATATGATGCGGGGGCGGGGTTTTGAGGGAAGCCTTAGCCGACTTATCTATCCACGTCCTCCTCAGGCTCTAACCCGTAATGGGCTAGTATGATACTCTTAACCTTCTGAATCGGCACCAGCCCTCCACCCTTTACGAAGTCCTTCAACACCTCTGCATTCCCTCCTATGATGCCTAGCCAGTCGTGCACAGCGTCATCCGGTCCCCTATCATTCTCCTCTAGGTATATGCTGGGCCAGCCTATGGTGCCCGCAGGTCTCCAGCTCAGGTTGTCAAGGTACACCATGAGGTCGGGGGCGTCGCCCCGGACCTCTGGGTAGAGCTCAGTTGG comes from the Aeropyrum camini SY1 = JCM 12091 genome and includes:
- a CDS encoding ribosome assembly factor SBDS encodes the protein MSKRQDYLVAWMEVRGKRFEILVRPELAFRYKEKGDVDLEDVLWTDTIYRDVRKGLKASPEEVKKAFGTSDPRRVAERILKEGEIQLTEEQRRKLLEAKRRQIISYIARNAIDPTTGRPIPEARIEAALEEVRFPINLWRDAESQAVEAVRLIARVMPIRLAKALLEVKIPPPHSGRAYQALMRMGEVKKTDWLPDGSLKAELEIPAGAQVEITSRIQALARGAAEVKVKKVA
- a CDS encoding signal peptidase I → MRIPGGFGVLWSVDTALAAGVLAAILLLAVSGVRFNLVVTGSMEPTIPRGSIAVVEPMPASLLRVGDVAAVEDRARGVLLVHRVVYIDRSGGFVFMKGDASEAVEGFPGEQVVGRVVFHIPYAGLPLLYPRLHIALVTVLGILVTVLLYRELRG
- the cysC gene encoding adenylyl-sulfate kinase, translated to MSYHRCLDRGVVVWLTGLPGSGKTTIASRLAEMLRMEGFRVEVLDGDWARRTVSEGAGFTREERIRHLRRIAWIARLLARNGVIVLCSFVSPYREARSMVRGIVEEEGIPFLEIYVKASLEEVIRRDPKGLYRKALKGEIKNFTGVTDPYEPPEKPELVLDTESNPVEDNVAKLYRLVKSTLETQHV
- the sat gene encoding sulfate adenylyltransferase; its protein translation is MVSRPHGGRLVRRVLTGRRREIFEAQSGEMPRLEVPLERAIDAEDLARGVFSPLEGFMVEDDYLSVLNRMRLSNDLPWTIPIVLDATREWLESQGLSPGDDIVLLYNELPIAVLTLEDVYTWDKRLHAEKVFKTRDPGHPGVEAVYKRGDILLGGRLELIQGPPNPLERYTLWPLETRVLFKEKGWRTIAAFQTRNVPHLGHEYVQKAALTFVDGLLVHPLSGWKKKGDYRDEVIIRAYEALTSHYYPRGVVVLSVLRMNMNYAGPREAVHHAIVRKNFGATHFIVGRDHAGVGSYYGPYEAWEIFREFPDLGITPLFVREAYYCTRCGGMVNEKVCPHGEEYRVRISGTRLREILRRGERPPEYMMRPEVAEAIISHPNPFIE
- a CDS encoding sulfite exporter TauE/SafE family protein, translating into MEPAEVLRLTGVFVAGLTASALDYGLGLGFGLIATPMLVILDLDPRQAIAVTLSAQVFSSLSALYAWRSTGTEGPPKQIIIVLAISALAGVVWGSLLMSLLEEEEALALYTAALVVVTAFFIVPMLDKSREGAGGPSRPYVLVLGGFVGGLSKALSGGGFSPIVVAAQRASGIDYRASLVAIPIIKPLAFITAAAVYSWAGHMNLTTAAVLTAGSILGSLLAPKLPGIMPIRWAQVLVVLALLAPKLPGIMPIRWAQVLVVLALAAAALKAVYRLSSEYGVFSWLGL
- a CDS encoding transcription regulator containing HTH domain, which encodes MDRDRLVGFGLLIGSLAVIIVYAYLVFFTGWWELVIKLTGLMAVAGFFGLLAWVGYVLATTPPPKPIEEIEKEIEEELKRLERELEGEGKEVEGKQSGEKPEKAVKSEERESGRA